One part of the Malus sylvestris chromosome 2, drMalSylv7.2, whole genome shotgun sequence genome encodes these proteins:
- the LOC126608552 gene encoding probable L-type lectin-domain containing receptor kinase S.5 isoform X2, protein MKLKQLTAGVAALLLLFLLPAAAFSDAQQLQTSHNEFGLFNESYYSKFAVLHPATIGNDALQITPDSAGNFTLKNLSGRVFYNHPFTLWEDSGSNSSDPAANGSRVASFNSSFLFNVFRPNSSAIPGEGLAFLIAPDMTIPVGSHGQYLGLTNATTDGDPNNHLLAVELDTFKQSFDPDDNHMGININSIRSNKTVSLSDLDIQISPPDAQFYMVWIEYRGDSHQLDVYMAKQQDPRTKGFVTHARPTRPILTDKINLKDIVKQQSYFGFAASTGTAIELHCVLKWNLTVELLPGGKGGDSNTGLKIGLGVGVGVGVPAAALMLLGLGGLGYYLYKRRKAAASHENILGTLKSLPGTPREFSFKELKKATNNFDERHKLGQGGFGVVYRGVLPKENLEVAVKKFSRDNLQGKDNFLAELTIINRLRHKHLVRLLGWCHKNGMLLIVYEFMPNGSLDNHLFGETENATLGWSQRYKIVAGVASALHYLHNEYDQRVVHRDLKASNIMLDSNFNSRLGDFGLARALDNEKTSYAELEGVPGTMGYIAPECFHTGKATCESDIYGFGVVILEVVCGQRPWTKMGGFQFVVDWVWSLHREGRVLDAVDQRLGNDYMAGEAERLLLLGLACMHPIAGERPKTQTIIQIISGSVPVPRVPPFKPAFVWPSNNMPEGVSSTANTANTTSSWPLEISVSDTSEWTPRYDSQDSRTELGSRKISISSCSHHSRMDMCPSN, encoded by the exons ATGAAGCTGAAGCAGCTGACAGCTGGCGTGGCGGCTCTGCTGCTGCTTTTTCTCTTGCCGGCGGCAGCTTTCTCCGACGCCCAGCAACTCCAAACCTCTCACAACGAGTTCGGCCTCTTCAACGAATCGTATTACAGCAAGTTCGCAGTGCTCCACCCGGCGACGATCGGCAACGATGCGCTCCAGATCACGCCGGACTCCGCCGGAAACTTCACCCTCAAAAACCTCTCAGGTAGAGTCTTCTACAACCACCCTTTCACGCTCTGGGAAGATTCAGGTTCAAATTCTTCCGATCCCGCAGCAAACGGAAGCCGCGTGGCGTCTTTCAATTCGTCGTTCCTGTTTAACGTCTTTCGTCCCAACAGCTCTGCCATCCCGGGCGAGGGTCTGGCGTTCCTCATCGCGCCGGATATGACCATCCCGGTGGGCAGTCACGGTCAATACCTTGGTTTGACCAACGCCACCACCGACGGCGATCCCAATAACCACCTTCTCGCCGTCGAACTCGACACATTTAAACAAAGTTTCGACCCTGACGACAACCACATGGGCATCAACATCAATTCAATCCGGTCCAACAAGACCGTTTCGCTCTCGGATCTGGATATCCAGATCTCGCCGCCCGATGCCCAATTTTACATGGTCTGGATCGAATACCGCGGGGATTCGCACCAGTTGGACGTGTACATGGCCAAACAGCAGGACCCACGGACGAAAGGGTTCGTCACCCATGCCCGGCCCACAAGACCAATCCTAACCGACAAGATCAACCTCAAGGACATTGTGAAACAGCAATCTTACTTCGGTTTTGCCGCTTCGACCGGAACCGCGATCGAGCTGCACTGTGTGTTGAAGTGGAATCTGACGGTGGAGCTTCTTCCAGGTGGCAAGGGTGGGGATAGTAATACGGGTTTGAAGATTGGgctgggggtgggggtgggggtgggcgTGCCCGCGGCGGCGCTGATGCTGTTGGGTCTGGGCGGGTTGGGGTATTACTTGTACAAGCGGCGGAAGGCGGCGGCGTCGCACGAGAATATTTTGGGGACGCTGAAGAGTCTTCCGGGCACTCCGAGGGAGTTTAGTTTCAAGGAGTTGAAGAAGGCGACGAACAACTTCGACGAGAGGCACAAGTTGGGTCAGGGCGGATTTGGGGTGGTGTATAGAGGTGTGCTGCCCAAGGAGAATTTGGAGGTGGCGGTGAAGAAATTTTCCCGGGATAATCTCCAGGGTAAAGATAACTTTTTGGCTGAGCTCACCATTATTAACCGGCTCCGCCACAAGCATCTCGTCCGATTACTTG GATGGTGCCACAAAAACGGAATGCTACTCATAGTCTATGAGTTCATGCCCAACGGCAGCTTGGATAACCACCTATTTGGCGAGACGGAAAACGCCACCCTAGGCTGGAGCCAGAGATACAAAATCGTAGCCGGAGTGGCCTCCGCCCTACACTACCTCCACAACGAGTACGACCAACGAGTAGTCCACAGAGACCTAAAGGCTAGCAACATAATGCTAGACTCTAACTTCAACTCTCGCCTCGGGGACTTTGGCCTCGCACGTGCCTTGGACAACGAGAAAACCTCGTACGCTGAGCTCGAGGGTGTCCCAGGCACGATGGGGTACATAGCCCCTGAGTGCTTCCACACGGGGAAAGCCACGTGCGAGTCCGACATCTATGGGTTCGGGGTTGTGATTCTAGAAGTCGTGTGCGGGCAGCGGCCGTGGACCAAAATGGGAGGGTTCCAATTCGTTGTGGATTGGGTTTGGTCATTGCATAGAGAAGGGCGCGTGTTGGATGCCGTCGATCAGAGGCTGGGAAATGATTACATGGCGGGGGAAGCCGAGAGGCTTTTGCTTCTTGGGCTGGCCTGCATGCACCCGATCGCAGGCGAGAGGCCCAAGACCCAAACCATAATCCAAATCATTTCCGGGTCGGTTCCGGTGCCCCGAGTCCCGCCTTTTAAACCCGCTTTCGTGTGGCCCTCCAACAATATGCCTGAGGGAGTGAGTAGCACAGCAAACACGGCGAATACGACGTCGTCCTGGCCCCTTGAGATCTCAGTGTCGGATACATCTGAGTGGACCCCGCGTTACGATAGCCAGGATAGCAGAACAGAGCTTGGCAGTAGAAAAATCAGCATCAGCTCCTGCTCTCACCATTCACGGATGGACATGTGTCcaagtaattaa
- the LOC126608592 gene encoding uncharacterized protein LOC126608592 — protein sequence MQDPKKPLADEFSTPKLKKKKPLTQKAPLFPQQGNNANGTSPLPVKAGHKGTKRNMKNEVSPSFQQQPERLSSDSLPDSSPSGSGYRALRLKYLLLEEESFALGRDLREVEDEVKTLEDEKHALLDKLVVLEGLVDPSELQPQGLHLS from the coding sequence ATGCAGGATCCGAAGAAGCCGCTGGCCGATGAGTTTTCGACTCCTAAgctgaagaaaaagaaacccTTGACCCAGAAGGCCCCCTTGTTTCCGCAACAAGGGAACAATGCCAACGGGACTTCTCCACTCCCGGTAAAAGCAGGTCATAAAGGAACCAAAAGAAACATGAAGAATGAAGTTTCTCCGTCGTTCCAGCAGCAGCCAGAGAGGTTGAGCTCAGATTCGTTGCCAGACTCCTCCCCATCTGGAAGCGGGTACCGTGCACTGAGGCTCAAGTATTTGCTGCTGGAGGAAGAGAGCTTTGCGTTGGGGAGAGATCTAAGAGAGGTTGAAGATGAGGTCAAGACCCTCGAGGACGAGAAGCATGCACTCTTGGACAAGCTTGTTGTGCTAGAAGGCCTTGTTGATCCTTCGGAATTGCAGCCGCAGGGGTTGCATTTATCGTAG
- the LOC126608538 gene encoding subtilisin-like serine-protease S isoform X2: MESFCCTGRISSVLLLFLCVLAAEISICLSSKVYVVYMGSKNGEDPDEILTQNHEMLAFVHTGSMEEARASHLYSYRHGFRGFAAKLTDLQAFQISKMPGVVSVFPNSKRKLHTTHSWDFMGLLGEETMEIIGYSTKNQVDVIVGFIDTGIWPESPSFDDANMPPVPARWKGRCESGEKFTALTCNRKVIGARYYNSGYEAEEESTTTVSFRSPRDSSGHGSHTASIAAGRYVLNMTYKGLAAGGARGGAPMARIAVYKTCWNSGCYDVDLLAAFDDAIRDGVDIMSVSLGPDAPQGDYFSDAISIGSFHAARHGILVVASSGNEGNPGSATNLAPWMLTVGASSTDRDFTSDIILENGANFTGESLSVLEMKASARIISASEANAGYFTPYQSSYCLESSLNRTKARGKVLVCRHAESSTESKLAKSMLVEKAGGVGMVLIDDADKDIAVPFVIPSAIVGQRIGHQILSYIIRARKPKSRILPAKTILGLKPAPRVTAFSSKGPNSLTPEILKPDVTAPGLNILASWSPAAGNKLFNILSGTSMACPHVTGIAALIKAVYPSWSPAAIRSAIMTTATLLDKNSKPILVDPEGRRGNAFDYGLVYDAHSADYVEFLCSVGYDKKAVHQITRDNSTCKQAFRTASDLNYPSITVPYLVGNFSVTRTVTNVGRPKSIYRAAVSPPIGINVTIVPNRLIFNRFGQKIKFTVNFKVAAPPAKGYAFGFFSWVRGRSRVTSPLVVRVAHSNSGLLR, from the exons ATGGAGTCTTTTTGTTGTACTGGGAGAATCAGCAGCGTTCTTCTTCTGTTCTTATGTGTTCTTGCTGCTGAAATTAGCATTTGCCTTTCAtccaag gTGTATGTAGTTTATATGGGAAGCAAAAATGGTGAGGACCCAGATGAAATTTTGACACAAAACCATGAAATGCTTGCTTTTGTGCATACTGGAAG CATGGAGGAAGCTCGGGCATCTCACCTTTACAGTTACAGACATGGCTTCAGAGGCTTTGCAGCCAAGTTAACTGACCTCCAAGCTTTCCAAATTTCCA AGATGCCGGGAGTTGTTTCGGTTTTCCCCAATTCGAAAAGAAAGTTGCACACCACACATTCCTGGGATTTCATGGGCCTTTTGGGTGAAGAAACCATGGAGATTATTGGGTATTCCACCAAGAACCAAGTTGATGTCATTGTTGGTTTCATTGATACTG GAATTTGGCCTGAATCTCCAAGTTTTGATGATGCCAACATGCCTCCTGTGCCAGCTAGATGGAAGGGGCGTTGTGAATCAGGAGAAAAATTCACCGCTTTAACTTGCAACAG GAAAGTGATTGGTGCTCGATACTATAATTCTGGTTATGAAGCCGAGGAAGAGTCAACAACTACAGTGTCATTCAGATCACCAAGGGACAGCTCAGGTCATGGCAGTCACACAGCCTCTATAGCTGCTGGTCGGTACGTGTTAAACATGACTTATAAGGGATTGGCAGCTGGAGGGGCAAGAGGAGGGGCACCAATGGCTAGGATTGCAGTATACAAGACATGTTGGAACTCTGGTTGTTATGACGTTGACTTACTAGCGGCCTTTGATGATGCTATCAGAGACGGGGTTGACATCATGTCCGTGTCTCTAGGTCCTGATGCTCCTCAGGGAGACTATTTCAGTGACGCCATTTCTATCGGATCATTTCATGCTGCTAGGCATGGAATTCTAGTGGTTGCTTCTTCTGGAAATGAAGGAAACCCAGGTTCTGCAACAAATTTAGCCCCATGGATGCTCACTGTTGGTGCAAGTTCAACAGATAGGGATTTCACTTCTGATATCATACTAGAAAATGGTGCTAATTTCACG GGTGAAAGTCTCAGTGTCCTCGAAATGAAAGCCTCAGCAAGAATTATTTCTGCCTCTGAAGCCAATGCAGGGTATTTTACTCCGTATCAATCCAG TTACTGTTTAGAAAGTTCCTTGAATAGAACCAAGGCCAGAGGGAAGGTTCTGGTCTGTCGACACGCTGAGAGTTCAACGGAGTCAAAGCTCGCTAAAAGTATGCTAGTGGAAAAAGCTGGTGGTGTTGGGATGGTTCTCATTGATGATGCAGATAAGGATATTGCTGTCCCATTTGTTATCCCTTCTGCTATCGTTGGACAGAGGATAGGGCATCAAATTTTATCTTACATTATACGTGCACG AAAACCCAAGTCGCGAATTTTGCCTGCAAAAACTATACTTGGACTGAAACCTGCACCTCGTGTTACAGCATTTTCTTCAAAAGGCCCCAATTCTTTGACACCAGAGATTTTGAAG CCCGATGTCACAGCTCCTGGACTAAATATACTAGCATCTTGGTCCCCAGCAGCAGGGAATAAGCTGTTCAACATTCTTTCTGGTACTTCCATGGCTTGCCCACATGTAACAGGAATCGCCGCCTTGATTAAGGCCGTTTATCCATCATGGTCCCCAGCAGCCATTAGATCCGCAATCATGACTACAG CTACACTTCTGGATAAGAACTCCAAACCCATCCTAGTGGACCCGGAAGGAAGAAGGGGCAACGCATTCGATTATG GTCTTGTCTACGACGCACATTCAGCAGACTACGTAGAATTCCTTTGTTCAGTTGGTTATGACAAGAAGGCGGTCCACCAAATCACACGAGACAATAGTACATGTAAGCAGGCATTCCGAACAGCATCTGACCTGAACTATCCATCTATCACAGTGCCATATCTTGTAGGCAACTTCTCGGTAACTAGAACAGTGACCAATGTTGGGAGGCCAAAGAGTATCTATAGAGCAGCGGTGTCCCCACCCATCGGAATCAATGTTACCATCGTCCCAAATCGATTAATCTTCAATAGGTTTGGCCAGAAGATAAAGTTCACAGTAAACTTCAAGGTGGCTGCTCCACCAGCGAAGGGATATGCATTCGGGTTCTTTTCATGGGTACGTGGACGATCAAGAGTTACCAGCCCCCTGGTTGTCCGAGTTGCACATTCAAACTCAGGGCTGCTGAGGTAA
- the LOC126608538 gene encoding subtilisin-like serine-protease S isoform X1: protein MESFCCTGRISSVLLLFLCVLAAEISICLSSKVYVVYMGSKNGEDPDEILTQNHEMLAFVHTGSMEEARASHLYSYRHGFRGFAAKLTDLQAFQISKMPGVVSVFPNSKRKLHTTHSWDFMGLLGEETMEIIGYSTKNQVDVIVGFIDTGIWPESPSFDDANMPPVPARWKGRCESGEKFTALTCNRKVIGARYYNSGYEAEEESTTTVSFRSPRDSSGHGSHTASIAAGRYVLNMTYKGLAAGGARGGAPMARIAVYKTCWNSGCYDVDLLAAFDDAIRDGVDIMSVSLGPDAPQGDYFSDAISIGSFHAARHGILVVASSGNEGNPGSATNLAPWMLTVGASSTDRDFTSDIILENGANFTGESLSVLEMKASARIISASEANAGYFTPYQSSYCLESSLNRTKARGKVLVCRHAESSTESKLAKSMLVEKAGGVGMVLIDDADKDIAVPFVIPSAIVGQRIGHQILSYIIRARKPKSRILPAKTILGLKPAPRVTAFSSKGPNSLTPEILKPDVTAPGLNILASWSPAAGNKLFNILSGTSMACPHVTGIAALIKAVYPSWSPAAIRSAIMTTATLLDKNSKPILVDPEGRRGNAFDYGSGFVNPKRVLDPGLVYDAHSADYVEFLCSVGYDKKAVHQITRDNSTCKQAFRTASDLNYPSITVPYLVGNFSVTRTVTNVGRPKSIYRAAVSPPIGINVTIVPNRLIFNRFGQKIKFTVNFKVAAPPAKGYAFGFFSWVRGRSRVTSPLVVRVAHSNSGLLR from the exons ATGGAGTCTTTTTGTTGTACTGGGAGAATCAGCAGCGTTCTTCTTCTGTTCTTATGTGTTCTTGCTGCTGAAATTAGCATTTGCCTTTCAtccaag gTGTATGTAGTTTATATGGGAAGCAAAAATGGTGAGGACCCAGATGAAATTTTGACACAAAACCATGAAATGCTTGCTTTTGTGCATACTGGAAG CATGGAGGAAGCTCGGGCATCTCACCTTTACAGTTACAGACATGGCTTCAGAGGCTTTGCAGCCAAGTTAACTGACCTCCAAGCTTTCCAAATTTCCA AGATGCCGGGAGTTGTTTCGGTTTTCCCCAATTCGAAAAGAAAGTTGCACACCACACATTCCTGGGATTTCATGGGCCTTTTGGGTGAAGAAACCATGGAGATTATTGGGTATTCCACCAAGAACCAAGTTGATGTCATTGTTGGTTTCATTGATACTG GAATTTGGCCTGAATCTCCAAGTTTTGATGATGCCAACATGCCTCCTGTGCCAGCTAGATGGAAGGGGCGTTGTGAATCAGGAGAAAAATTCACCGCTTTAACTTGCAACAG GAAAGTGATTGGTGCTCGATACTATAATTCTGGTTATGAAGCCGAGGAAGAGTCAACAACTACAGTGTCATTCAGATCACCAAGGGACAGCTCAGGTCATGGCAGTCACACAGCCTCTATAGCTGCTGGTCGGTACGTGTTAAACATGACTTATAAGGGATTGGCAGCTGGAGGGGCAAGAGGAGGGGCACCAATGGCTAGGATTGCAGTATACAAGACATGTTGGAACTCTGGTTGTTATGACGTTGACTTACTAGCGGCCTTTGATGATGCTATCAGAGACGGGGTTGACATCATGTCCGTGTCTCTAGGTCCTGATGCTCCTCAGGGAGACTATTTCAGTGACGCCATTTCTATCGGATCATTTCATGCTGCTAGGCATGGAATTCTAGTGGTTGCTTCTTCTGGAAATGAAGGAAACCCAGGTTCTGCAACAAATTTAGCCCCATGGATGCTCACTGTTGGTGCAAGTTCAACAGATAGGGATTTCACTTCTGATATCATACTAGAAAATGGTGCTAATTTCACG GGTGAAAGTCTCAGTGTCCTCGAAATGAAAGCCTCAGCAAGAATTATTTCTGCCTCTGAAGCCAATGCAGGGTATTTTACTCCGTATCAATCCAG TTACTGTTTAGAAAGTTCCTTGAATAGAACCAAGGCCAGAGGGAAGGTTCTGGTCTGTCGACACGCTGAGAGTTCAACGGAGTCAAAGCTCGCTAAAAGTATGCTAGTGGAAAAAGCTGGTGGTGTTGGGATGGTTCTCATTGATGATGCAGATAAGGATATTGCTGTCCCATTTGTTATCCCTTCTGCTATCGTTGGACAGAGGATAGGGCATCAAATTTTATCTTACATTATACGTGCACG AAAACCCAAGTCGCGAATTTTGCCTGCAAAAACTATACTTGGACTGAAACCTGCACCTCGTGTTACAGCATTTTCTTCAAAAGGCCCCAATTCTTTGACACCAGAGATTTTGAAG CCCGATGTCACAGCTCCTGGACTAAATATACTAGCATCTTGGTCCCCAGCAGCAGGGAATAAGCTGTTCAACATTCTTTCTGGTACTTCCATGGCTTGCCCACATGTAACAGGAATCGCCGCCTTGATTAAGGCCGTTTATCCATCATGGTCCCCAGCAGCCATTAGATCCGCAATCATGACTACAG CTACACTTCTGGATAAGAACTCCAAACCCATCCTAGTGGACCCGGAAGGAAGAAGGGGCAACGCATTCGATTATGGCTCAGGCTTTGTGAACCCGAAAAGAGTCCTTGACCCAGGTCTTGTCTACGACGCACATTCAGCAGACTACGTAGAATTCCTTTGTTCAGTTGGTTATGACAAGAAGGCGGTCCACCAAATCACACGAGACAATAGTACATGTAAGCAGGCATTCCGAACAGCATCTGACCTGAACTATCCATCTATCACAGTGCCATATCTTGTAGGCAACTTCTCGGTAACTAGAACAGTGACCAATGTTGGGAGGCCAAAGAGTATCTATAGAGCAGCGGTGTCCCCACCCATCGGAATCAATGTTACCATCGTCCCAAATCGATTAATCTTCAATAGGTTTGGCCAGAAGATAAAGTTCACAGTAAACTTCAAGGTGGCTGCTCCACCAGCGAAGGGATATGCATTCGGGTTCTTTTCATGGGTACGTGGACGATCAAGAGTTACCAGCCCCCTGGTTGTCCGAGTTGCACATTCAAACTCAGGGCTGCTGAGGTAA